In Thalassoglobus sp. JC818, the following are encoded in one genomic region:
- a CDS encoding thioredoxin family protein has protein sequence MRYGLLIAALLCFWLTSGIESQSIAGEFNEVKSYLDPAPEWESLPNANGDPLAFSDFKDANVLVVAFTCNSCPYAVDYEDRLIHLTEHYKASDKNVQVVAINVNLVDADLLDAMKVRAKEKSFPFPYLFDETQQIARAYGASRTPEFFVLNKDRQIVYMGAFDDDTNADQTSKHYVKDAIEAALKGDRQEVVETVPIGCSIRFLSEREMDRYKKKQARKKNS, from the coding sequence ATGAGATACGGACTTTTGATCGCTGCCCTGCTCTGTTTCTGGCTGACAAGTGGGATCGAATCGCAATCGATCGCCGGAGAGTTTAACGAAGTCAAAAGCTATCTCGATCCCGCTCCTGAATGGGAATCACTCCCGAATGCCAACGGTGATCCGCTCGCCTTCTCGGACTTCAAAGACGCCAACGTTCTTGTCGTCGCTTTCACATGCAACAGTTGTCCTTACGCAGTCGACTACGAAGATCGCCTGATTCACCTGACCGAGCACTACAAAGCATCGGACAAAAATGTACAGGTCGTCGCGATCAACGTTAATCTGGTCGACGCCGATCTGCTCGACGCGATGAAAGTTCGCGCGAAAGAAAAGAGCTTTCCGTTTCCCTACCTGTTCGATGAAACACAGCAGATTGCCAGAGCCTATGGAGCTTCCCGCACTCCAGAATTCTTCGTCCTGAACAAAGACCGGCAGATCGTCTACATGGGCGCCTTCGACGATGACACCAATGCAGATCAGACATCGAAGCACTACGTCAAAGACGCGATCGAAGCAGCTTTGAAAGGTGATCGTCAGGAAGTCGTCGAAACAGTGCCGATCGGTTGTTCGATTCGCTTTCTCTCCGAGCGCGAAATGGACCGTTACAAGAAGAAACAAGCTCGCAAGAAGAACTCATAA
- the pth2 gene encoding aminoacyl-tRNA hydrolase, with protein MPSEWLSEEHTTAYLEIKDEVPQRAAGESTLLAELPTTSKRILDLGCGDGHLLNLVLQHCPNAVGVGLDFSPAMLRRARELWDGNERVQFVEHDLGQPLGELGTFDAVVSSFAIHHCSHRRKRELYQEVFEHLDPGGVFCNLEHVASPNDNVHAAFMKAISAIETGEDPSNQLLDVETQLQWLRNIGFEDVDCYWKWRELALLIGRRPKSQAEHDSPADAPVKQVIVMRHDLKMRRGKQIAQGAHASMSFLANPLRQKEAVSLNELTNDQQGWLKSRFAKICCRVNSEEELMEIHDAAVEAGLEVHLIVDSGKTEFHGQPTKTCLAIGPDRSDKIDAITGHLELL; from the coding sequence TTGCCAAGCGAATGGCTCAGTGAAGAGCACACGACTGCGTATCTCGAAATCAAAGATGAAGTTCCCCAACGGGCAGCTGGAGAATCGACGTTGTTGGCGGAACTGCCGACGACGTCGAAGCGGATTCTCGATCTTGGTTGTGGAGATGGCCACTTGCTGAATTTGGTTCTTCAGCATTGCCCAAACGCAGTTGGTGTCGGCCTCGATTTTTCGCCAGCGATGTTGCGTCGCGCGAGAGAGCTATGGGACGGGAACGAACGCGTTCAGTTCGTTGAGCATGACTTGGGACAACCTTTGGGTGAGCTGGGAACGTTCGACGCGGTCGTTTCAAGCTTTGCGATTCACCACTGTTCACATCGACGGAAACGTGAACTTTATCAGGAAGTCTTCGAACATCTCGATCCGGGTGGTGTGTTCTGTAACCTTGAGCATGTTGCGTCTCCCAACGACAACGTGCATGCAGCTTTCATGAAAGCCATCAGTGCCATCGAGACCGGGGAAGATCCGTCGAATCAGCTACTCGATGTGGAAACACAATTGCAGTGGTTGAGAAATATTGGGTTTGAAGATGTGGATTGCTATTGGAAGTGGCGCGAACTGGCATTGCTGATTGGACGACGGCCGAAGTCGCAAGCAGAGCACGACTCACCTGCAGATGCTCCTGTTAAGCAGGTCATTGTGATGCGGCATGATCTGAAAATGAGGAGAGGCAAACAGATCGCGCAGGGAGCCCACGCTTCAATGTCGTTTCTCGCAAATCCGCTCCGTCAGAAAGAAGCAGTTTCGCTCAACGAGTTGACGAACGACCAGCAAGGGTGGTTAAAGTCTCGCTTCGCCAAGATCTGTTGTCGCGTCAACAGCGAAGAAGAATTGATGGAAATCCACGACGCAGCTGTTGAAGCTGGCTTGGAAGTTCACTTGATCGTTGATAGCGGAAAGACCGAGTTTCACGGTCAACCGACGAAAACCTGCCTCGCAATTGGCCCGGATCGGTCCGACAAAATCGACGCAATCACCGGGCATCTGGAACTGCTCTAA